A part of Prolixibacteraceae bacterium genomic DNA contains:
- a CDS encoding transposase codes for MLQNKSTKVFSETQSFFSSSEKGINRIISLYKLLNLRQLKLGNKELPQSTYFKGDILLGLLLFPIFSIPNIYSYSKHYLSEMLEAQKNTFYRFKNNSQIDWRTIVSSCNNKLFGQIAKNSHSDDCNQAERCLIIDDTDFEKSTYKTEHVSKIWSHVTHRYIFGFKGLFLGLWDGKSYFTLDFSLHKERGKNKKTPFGLTAKQRKKQFSKKRSTKSNGFNREKELVIDKITMAKEMMVNAIKQGITVDYILMDSWFFCDSILKTVISNGMHLVAMAKMSSAKYSFKDKEYSTKELALLLKQRKRVKWVKSLSLYCAEVTVKYKGTDVKLFFCKNSKRGKWHLLVSSNTKLSIEKAYQIYSIRWSIEVFFKESKNYFGLGKSQSSDFDAQIADLSVAIIEFNVFSLAKRFEAYETLGGIFAHVKDQGMELVIVQRIWGFILELMRTLAEIIDSDFNELIISVLKNKPENNKFFRLIESMVYEPE; via the coding sequence ATGCTTCAGAATAAAAGTACAAAAGTTTTTTCAGAGACACAGAGTTTTTTCAGTTCAAGTGAAAAAGGAATTAATCGAATTATTAGCCTTTACAAGTTACTCAACTTAAGACAACTGAAATTAGGAAATAAAGAGTTGCCTCAGTCTACTTACTTCAAAGGTGACATACTATTAGGCTTACTACTTTTCCCAATTTTCTCTATCCCTAATATTTATAGCTACAGTAAGCATTATCTATCAGAGATGTTAGAAGCACAAAAGAATACATTCTATCGATTTAAAAATAACAGCCAGATAGATTGGCGTACTATAGTTTCATCATGTAATAATAAACTCTTTGGTCAAATAGCCAAAAACTCTCACTCTGATGACTGTAATCAAGCAGAAAGATGCTTAATTATTGACGATACTGATTTTGAGAAGTCTACCTACAAAACTGAACATGTTAGTAAAATATGGTCGCATGTAACCCATCGTTATATATTTGGTTTTAAAGGATTATTTCTAGGTTTATGGGATGGCAAAAGCTATTTTACATTGGACTTCTCTCTACATAAAGAAAGAGGGAAGAATAAAAAGACTCCATTTGGACTCACTGCCAAACAACGTAAAAAACAGTTCTCAAAGAAACGATCAACAAAGAGTAATGGGTTTAACCGAGAGAAAGAACTCGTTATTGATAAAATAACGATGGCAAAAGAGATGATGGTAAATGCTATTAAACAAGGAATTACAGTAGACTACATACTTATGGACAGTTGGTTCTTCTGTGATTCAATATTAAAAACTGTGATCTCTAATGGTATGCATCTTGTTGCAATGGCTAAGATGTCTAGTGCTAAATATTCTTTCAAAGACAAAGAATATAGCACCAAAGAACTTGCTCTCTTACTTAAACAGCGAAAGAGAGTAAAATGGGTAAAGTCACTTAGTCTATATTGTGCAGAAGTCACAGTGAAATATAAAGGTACAGATGTAAAACTATTCTTTTGCAAGAACAGTAAGCGAGGGAAATGGCATTTATTGGTATCTTCAAATACAAAGCTGAGCATAGAGAAAGCTTATCAGATATATAGTATTAGATGGAGTATTGAGGTCTTTTTTAAGGAATCAAAGAACTATTTTGGTTTAGGAAAATCTCAATCGAGTGATTTTGATGCTCAAATAGCAGATCTATCTGTAGCTATTATTGAGTTTAACGTTTTTAGTTTAGCAAAAAGGTTCGAGGCATATGAGACGCTAGGTGGAATCTTTGCTCATGTAAAAGATCAAGGAATGGAACTTGTAATAGTACAACGAATTTGGGGTTTTATCCTCGAATTGATGAGAACTCTCGCAGAAATCATCGATAGTGATTTTAATGAATTGATAATCAGTGTACTTAAAAATAAACCCGAAAATAATAAATTCTTTAGGCTCATTGAATCAATGGTTTATGAACCTGAATAA
- a CDS encoding KAP family NTPase has translation MLIFIGILSIIHQYGKKWNIRHLHKNQYTVVFTSATIYFIERIHPHHIQFFPNTPIKYLDPIVGSLLVINLIFYIKEQFPSYKDSHKLDNKQVIELNTFAPNKTMEQSPQKDQVFGETSSIAEFNSLSQERKNLIISVSNAIHQHNESFEFSIAITGKWGSGKSTVLNHIENGLHHINKHKPPKETTNVTVHFNPWAVDKKEGYQKALIDAFIKALAKYDESFKEKFQSYLKAILTDYNTKISNYFHLLQSRDPKSKFEQINQALIKNNLRLIVFIDDTDRLHQDEIFSLFQLIRAIGKFKNTFYVTAIDKDYITQSLEGKIERPESYQDKIFDLSIAIDDNTNFNQLDGILNDNDFKEFKNAIKEDLKDIEQPKIMYLANETAPPPPLDEILSSLFKSYRDVKRFHNTFSFYKYYTKPYFKPLDLFLFSIFQHFLFDDYLMIKRDHLELNKSILFEVVANENDHMSPRIVKLKDIPTSLFKHETTSKILKLLLCRKEYNISTLLSTQDSYCFKEYFKPLIEFSNDKQKLLSLFKTEPIFLPQDKKFTEEYTTLSKSLFDNYNVSFFSIDLKEELLSRDHTAKYLLQNCLYFFLYN, from the coding sequence ATGCTTATCTTTATAGGGATTCTCTCTATTATTCACCAATACGGTAAAAAGTGGAATATTAGACACCTGCACAAAAACCAATACACTGTCGTATTCACATCTGCTACGATATATTTTATTGAGCGTATACACCCACATCATATTCAGTTTTTTCCTAATACACCCATTAAATACCTTGACCCTATCGTTGGAAGCCTATTGGTCATCAACCTCATTTTTTATATTAAAGAACAATTTCCATCATACAAAGACTCTCATAAACTAGATAATAAACAAGTGATTGAACTGAACACTTTCGCGCCTAATAAAACGATGGAGCAAAGCCCACAAAAAGACCAAGTATTTGGAGAGACATCATCCATTGCTGAATTTAATTCATTGTCTCAAGAAAGGAAGAATCTGATTATTTCCGTTTCAAATGCCATCCATCAACACAACGAGTCATTTGAATTCTCTATCGCCATCACGGGAAAATGGGGATCGGGAAAATCAACAGTCTTAAACCATATAGAAAATGGACTCCATCATATCAATAAACATAAACCACCTAAAGAGACAACAAATGTAACGGTTCACTTTAATCCATGGGCAGTAGATAAAAAAGAAGGGTACCAAAAAGCATTAATCGATGCGTTTATCAAAGCCCTCGCTAAGTACGACGAAAGTTTCAAAGAGAAGTTCCAAAGCTACCTTAAAGCCATACTGACCGACTATAACACCAAAATATCTAACTACTTTCATCTGCTTCAGAGTAGAGACCCGAAGAGTAAGTTTGAACAGATCAACCAAGCATTGATCAAAAATAACCTACGTTTAATTGTCTTTATCGACGATACCGACCGTCTACATCAAGACGAGATTTTCAGTCTATTCCAACTGATCAGAGCCATTGGCAAATTCAAAAACACATTCTATGTCACTGCCATTGATAAGGACTATATCACCCAGAGTCTCGAAGGGAAAATAGAACGTCCTGAATCATACCAAGACAAGATATTCGACCTATCTATCGCTATTGACGACAACACAAACTTCAATCAACTTGATGGAATACTAAACGACAACGACTTTAAAGAGTTTAAAAATGCCATCAAAGAAGACCTAAAAGATATCGAACAACCAAAGATCATGTATCTCGCCAATGAAACAGCTCCCCCACCACCATTAGATGAGATCCTAAGCAGCTTATTTAAGAGTTATAGAGATGTGAAACGTTTTCACAATACATTCTCTTTTTACAAATATTACACGAAACCATATTTTAAGCCACTCGATTTATTTCTCTTCTCAATATTTCAGCACTTTCTATTTGATGACTATTTAATGATTAAGCGAGATCATCTTGAACTCAACAAATCAATTCTATTTGAAGTAGTTGCGAATGAGAACGACCATATGAGCCCTAGAATCGTTAAGCTGAAAGATATTCCAACCTCCTTATTCAAGCATGAGACGACATCTAAAATACTTAAATTACTTCTCTGTCGTAAAGAATATAATATTTCGACACTGCTTTCAACTCAAGACTCATATTGCTTTAAAGAGTACTTTAAACCATTGATTGAATTTTCAAATGATAAGCAAAAACTCTTATCATTATTCAAAACAGAGCCCATTTTTTTGCCTCAGGATAAAAAATTCACAGAAGAATACACAACCTTAAGCAAGAGCCTGTTCGATAATTATAATGTTTCATTCTTTTCGATAGACCTTAAAGAGGAACTATTATCTCGAGACCATACTGCAAAATATCTTCTTCAAAACTGTTTATATTTCTTTCTATATAACTGA
- a CDS encoding RagB/SusD family nutrient uptake outer membrane protein, whose protein sequence is MKNILFSITLLTCLMWTSCIDLTETPESILSPESFYNTESDLQAAIVACYNPFLNKYEGVDVRSWSMHMGADDMTSRNGANKTRLLDPDRFVNSPDNIDNYKYWTVLYKIIANCNMVIANYEKVSMDKTKRNQLIAQAFFLRSYAYFCAVKFWGDIPLITKPLTTDLYGVRRNSKEKVYEQIIADAKFAETNLPLIWKEQPGAATKGAAKTLLADVYLTMAGWPLKQTEKYADAANKAKEVIDLGLYNLVDDYKDLYNLGTKNNKEHIWNIQANRELGYDSKFGITFLPPDEHGWSDYVAEIKFFNNMPDNYRKEVTYYTVFTVKGKPVKWQDGIVGKPYFSKYWDTNEARDKKQASGSHLFPVYRYAEVLLIYAEAQNKISGGPSASCYDAINKIRRRANKNIADDAPIGLNELQFDQLVFDEKGWEFAAEQKRWFDLVRKELVEKYNEGNPDIITTITKQKYLFPIPSQELDRNPQLGQNPGY, encoded by the coding sequence ATGAAGAATATATTATTTTCAATCACCCTCTTGACTTGTCTGATGTGGACTAGTTGTATTGATTTAACAGAAACGCCTGAATCCATTTTAAGTCCCGAATCTTTCTACAATACAGAATCGGATCTACAAGCGGCCATTGTTGCTTGCTACAATCCTTTTTTAAATAAATATGAAGGAGTAGATGTACGATCTTGGTCCATGCATATGGGAGCAGATGATATGACCTCTAGAAATGGAGCAAATAAAACAAGGCTTTTAGATCCTGACCGATTCGTCAATTCCCCTGACAATATTGATAATTACAAATATTGGACAGTTCTCTACAAAATTATTGCGAACTGTAACATGGTCATTGCAAACTATGAAAAAGTATCGATGGATAAGACGAAACGTAATCAATTGATTGCACAAGCTTTCTTCTTGAGATCGTATGCATACTTCTGTGCGGTAAAATTTTGGGGCGACATCCCTCTTATCACTAAACCATTAACAACGGACCTGTATGGTGTTCGACGAAATTCGAAAGAGAAGGTATATGAACAAATTATAGCAGATGCCAAATTTGCAGAAACCAACTTGCCATTAATATGGAAAGAGCAACCAGGGGCAGCAACCAAAGGGGCAGCAAAGACACTCCTCGCAGATGTTTATCTTACCATGGCTGGATGGCCATTAAAGCAGACAGAAAAGTACGCTGATGCTGCAAATAAAGCAAAAGAAGTTATCGACTTAGGACTATATAATCTTGTAGATGATTATAAAGACCTTTATAATTTAGGAACTAAGAACAATAAAGAACACATATGGAATATACAAGCCAATAGAGAACTTGGATACGATTCAAAATTTGGAATAACATTCCTACCACCTGACGAACATGGATGGAGTGATTATGTGGCAGAAATTAAATTCTTTAATAATATGCCTGACAATTATCGTAAAGAAGTTACTTACTATACAGTTTTTACAGTCAAAGGAAAACCAGTAAAATGGCAAGATGGAATCGTTGGCAAACCTTATTTTTCAAAATATTGGGACACAAATGAAGCTAGAGATAAGAAACAGGCAAGCGGAAGTCATTTGTTCCCTGTATACAGATATGCAGAAGTACTACTTATTTATGCAGAAGCACAAAACAAAATTTCAGGAGGTCCAAGTGCATCATGCTATGACGCAATTAACAAAATTAGACGTCGTGCCAATAAAAACATTGCTGATGATGCTCCTATAGGTCTAAATGAACTACAATTTGATCAACTAGTATTTGATGAAAAAGGATGGGAATTTGCGGCAGAACAAAAACGATGGTTCGATTTGGTAAGAAAAGAATTGGTAGAAAAATATAATGAGGGAAACCCTGACATTATTACTACAATTACAAAACAAAAATACCTTTTCCCTATTCCATCACAAGAACTTGACAGAAATCCTCAGCTAGGACAAAACCCTGGATATTAA
- a CDS encoding aminoacyl-histidine dipeptidase: MTTIKDLNPKVVWDHFDAICQVPRPSKREEKIIAFLLDFAEKNGIEAKRDTIGNVVMRKPATPGMESKPTVILQSHMDMVCEKNNDKVHDFDKDPIIPVVDGEWVRADNTTLGADCGIGMAAQMAVLTDKDIQHGPVECLFTVDEETGLTGAMELEDDMLTGKILLNLDSEDDGEIFIGCAGGIDTLADFNYDKEAVDPNMFPLSIEIKGLLGGHSGDEINKGRANANQLLVRFLWAIAQDYDLRIAHIDGGNLRNAIAREASASIMVPKADKEDIIVRFNIFRSEMEHEWEMTEPNLRMDIGSAEAPAYLIDKDTQFRLLNALMCCPHGVLAMSYRMPGMVETSTNLASVKFRDDKIHITTSQRSDINSGKIFAASKVESVFRLAGANVKHSDGYPGWAPNPESPIMKVVRDSYTALFGQEPEVKSIHAGLECGLFLTKYPQLDMVSFGPTIRLAHSPMEKIEIKTVEKFWAHLLDVLQKL, encoded by the coding sequence ATGACAACAATAAAAGACCTTAACCCTAAGGTAGTTTGGGATCACTTTGATGCAATATGTCAGGTGCCTCGACCATCAAAACGTGAAGAGAAGATTATCGCATTCCTTTTGGACTTTGCTGAGAAAAATGGAATAGAAGCCAAGCGTGATACAATTGGTAACGTGGTGATGCGTAAACCTGCGACTCCTGGAATGGAATCGAAACCAACTGTAATCCTTCAGTCTCATATGGATATGGTTTGTGAAAAAAATAATGATAAAGTACACGATTTCGACAAGGATCCTATTATTCCTGTAGTTGATGGAGAGTGGGTTCGTGCTGATAATACTACTCTTGGTGCCGATTGTGGTATTGGAATGGCAGCACAAATGGCTGTACTTACAGACAAAGATATACAACATGGACCTGTAGAGTGTCTATTCACTGTAGACGAAGAGACAGGGTTAACGGGTGCAATGGAGTTAGAAGATGATATGTTAACAGGTAAAATCCTTCTTAACCTTGATTCTGAAGACGATGGCGAGATCTTTATTGGTTGTGCTGGTGGTATAGATACCCTAGCTGATTTTAATTACGATAAAGAAGCTGTCGATCCAAATATGTTCCCTCTGTCTATTGAGATTAAAGGTCTTTTAGGAGGCCACTCAGGTGACGAAATTAATAAAGGTAGAGCCAATGCTAACCAACTATTAGTACGCTTTTTATGGGCTATTGCACAAGACTATGATCTCCGCATTGCTCATATTGATGGTGGAAACCTTCGTAATGCAATTGCTCGTGAAGCTTCTGCATCCATCATGGTTCCTAAAGCAGACAAGGAAGATATTATCGTACGTTTTAATATTTTTCGTAGTGAAATGGAGCACGAATGGGAGATGACTGAACCAAACTTAAGAATGGATATTGGATCAGCAGAAGCTCCTGCATATCTCATCGACAAAGACACTCAGTTTCGTCTATTAAATGCATTGATGTGTTGTCCACATGGTGTTTTGGCTATGAGCTATCGTATGCCAGGTATGGTTGAAACATCTACGAACCTCGCTTCTGTGAAATTTAGAGACGATAAAATCCATATCACTACAAGTCAACGAAGTGATATTAACAGTGGAAAGATATTTGCAGCAAGTAAAGTTGAATCCGTATTCCGTCTTGCTGGTGCCAATGTAAAACATAGCGATGGATATCCAGGGTGGGCTCCAAACCCAGAGTCACCAATTATGAAAGTCGTTCGTGATTCTTATACCGCTTTATTTGGTCAAGAACCTGAAGTGAAATCAATTCATGCAGGTTTAGAGTGTGGACTATTCCTAACAAAATACCCGCAACTAGATATGGTCTCTTTCGGACCAACTATCCGTTTGGCTCACTCTCCAATGGAGAAAATTGAAATTAAAACAGTGGAGAAATTTTGGGCTCATCTTCTTGATGTACTGCAAAAACTATAA
- a CDS encoding TonB-dependent receptor, with protein sequence MTKKIILIVLIALQWLSISAQESQIKGSIIDIKKEPVPNATIINLMTKKGTVADFDGNFTIKASPNDIIQVSFVGFATQKINIKDNNNLIVTLKMDSKIIDDVVVVGYGIQRKSDLTGAISSVDAKTMEEIPLTRVDQALQGRVAGVNISTTDGSPGGNVKIRIRGANSISGNNSPLYVVDGFLGGDINNINPNDIKSIEILKDASATAVFGSRGANGVVLITTKKGKKGSTKISIDSFVSTQKRIDKVELLDAADYATLLNVRQNALGEKLLFTDDQIKNYRTNGGTDWQDQIYRDNALLFNNQLSISGGTEKVNYFLSVNHLSQDGIVKNNDYNRISIRSNIDIKLKKWLTIGANISGIKSKKHGMNFNGYYNNPISMSLRFPGTAPVYNEDGDYTIHTPLPTVGLYNPLATVMEPRRLQNKYQTLINSYALFTFNEHLSLRSSFGGKGNISDNNNFNTVNTLNGYTSGTNSGSVGASYNLSWQNTNTLTYNNTFAQNHRIGITAVFEQQKEEYRSHSNLAKDFPTEALGFNYMGMAQTKQSISSTTNGRQILSYMGRINYAFKDKYLLTTTFRADGSSVLADGHKWDYFPSTSLAWRASEEPFIKDLDLFSSLKFRTSYGVTGSQSTGPYSSLAKLKIGANYPMRNDVLSIGIAPSSSANNDLRWEKTMQYNAGLDLGFLGNKITLNADVYYKKTNDLLLNRPLPVYSGQKSRKENIGGVTNKGIELMLTASPFTNDFKWDISLNLSVNKNEIIDFGEKEIIGEYVLKEGEAFGTFYGYEYLGVWQENERESARVFNAVPGDSKYTDLNNDNLINSSDRKIIGCAQPDFLFGINSNMSYKGFDLTLNFNGVYGGQILNETRYWLNKEFRLQESGDYYTSTNTDTNVPGFSKTEKDIGNANSRWLEDASYLRLKNLTLGYSFNPTFLKKFGINGTRIYFSGQNLFTITNYSGQDPEITSSGNSDTKPGRDSSSYPLSRIYTFGLSLNF encoded by the coding sequence ATGACTAAAAAAATTATTTTAATTGTACTGATAGCGCTTCAATGGTTATCAATATCTGCCCAAGAATCCCAGATAAAGGGCTCCATTATTGACATAAAAAAGGAGCCTGTTCCCAATGCTACAATAATCAATCTGATGACCAAGAAAGGGACTGTGGCCGATTTTGATGGTAATTTTACGATTAAAGCTTCCCCAAATGATATTATCCAAGTATCTTTTGTGGGATTTGCTACACAAAAAATTAACATTAAAGACAACAATAACTTAATAGTTACTCTCAAAATGGATTCGAAAATCATTGATGACGTTGTAGTAGTTGGATATGGTATTCAAAGGAAAAGTGATCTTACAGGAGCCATCAGCTCAGTAGATGCAAAAACCATGGAAGAAATACCTCTGACCAGGGTAGATCAAGCACTTCAAGGAAGAGTCGCTGGTGTCAATATTAGTACTACCGATGGATCACCGGGAGGAAATGTTAAAATCCGAATTCGAGGTGCAAATTCTATTAGTGGTAACAATAGTCCTTTATATGTTGTAGATGGATTTCTTGGCGGTGATATTAATAATATCAACCCTAATGACATTAAATCTATTGAAATTCTCAAAGATGCTTCTGCTACAGCTGTATTTGGATCAAGGGGGGCTAACGGAGTAGTTTTAATTACAACTAAAAAAGGAAAAAAAGGGAGTACAAAAATTAGTATTGACTCTTTTGTTTCTACACAAAAGAGAATCGACAAAGTGGAATTATTAGACGCTGCAGACTATGCCACTCTTTTAAATGTCAGACAAAATGCGCTCGGCGAAAAATTACTTTTCACTGATGACCAAATTAAAAATTATCGCACCAACGGAGGTACAGATTGGCAAGACCAGATATACAGGGACAATGCGCTTCTTTTCAACAATCAACTCTCTATTTCAGGAGGAACTGAAAAAGTAAATTACTTTCTTAGTGTCAACCACCTTTCACAAGATGGTATAGTAAAAAACAATGACTACAACCGTATAAGTATAAGATCTAACATTGATATTAAATTAAAAAAATGGTTAACTATCGGTGCAAATATTTCTGGAATCAAATCGAAAAAACATGGAATGAACTTCAATGGATATTACAATAATCCTATTTCGATGTCATTACGTTTTCCAGGAACAGCACCTGTTTACAATGAAGATGGAGACTATACCATCCACACTCCGCTCCCAACCGTTGGATTATATAATCCACTGGCAACTGTAATGGAGCCGAGAAGGCTTCAGAATAAATACCAAACACTTATCAATAGTTATGCACTTTTTACATTTAATGAGCATCTTTCTTTGCGATCAAGCTTCGGAGGGAAAGGAAATATTTCTGACAACAACAACTTCAACACAGTCAACACGCTAAATGGCTATACTAGTGGAACCAATTCGGGGTCTGTTGGAGCAAGCTACAATTTGAGTTGGCAAAACACCAATACACTTACTTATAATAATACATTTGCTCAAAATCATCGTATTGGAATCACCGCAGTTTTCGAACAACAAAAAGAAGAATACAGATCTCACAGTAATCTTGCAAAAGACTTTCCCACAGAAGCCCTAGGTTTCAACTATATGGGCATGGCACAAACAAAACAATCCATCTCATCGACAACCAATGGAAGACAAATACTATCGTATATGGGGCGTATAAACTATGCATTTAAAGATAAGTACCTACTTACAACAACTTTTCGTGCAGATGGCTCTTCCGTATTAGCAGATGGACATAAGTGGGATTATTTCCCGTCCACATCATTAGCATGGAGAGCATCAGAAGAACCTTTCATTAAAGATTTAGACCTTTTCTCTTCATTAAAATTCCGCACCTCATATGGAGTAACTGGAAGTCAATCTACTGGACCTTATTCATCCCTTGCTAAACTAAAAATTGGTGCAAATTATCCAATGCGAAACGATGTATTATCTATTGGAATTGCGCCATCCTCTTCAGCAAACAACGATCTAAGATGGGAAAAAACGATGCAATATAATGCAGGTTTAGATCTTGGGTTTTTAGGCAATAAAATAACACTAAATGCTGATGTTTACTACAAAAAAACCAATGATCTCTTACTAAACAGACCTCTGCCTGTTTATTCAGGACAAAAAAGCAGAAAAGAAAATATAGGTGGGGTTACAAACAAAGGAATTGAATTAATGCTCACAGCTTCTCCTTTTACAAACGACTTTAAATGGGATATCTCATTAAATCTTTCCGTAAATAAAAACGAGATTATCGATTTTGGAGAAAAAGAGATCATCGGTGAATATGTACTAAAAGAAGGAGAAGCATTCGGAACATTTTACGGCTATGAATATCTCGGTGTATGGCAAGAAAATGAACGTGAATCAGCAAGAGTATTTAATGCCGTTCCAGGAGATTCAAAATATACAGATCTAAATAATGACAACCTGATTAACAGTTCTGATAGAAAAATTATCGGTTGTGCACAACCTGATTTTCTTTTCGGAATCAATAGTAATATGTCATACAAAGGATTCGACTTAACATTAAATTTCAATGGAGTCTATGGAGGGCAGATACTAAACGAAACTCGTTATTGGCTTAATAAAGAATTTAGATTACAAGAATCAGGAGACTATTACACCTCAACCAATACTGACACCAATGTACCTGGTTTCTCTAAAACAGAGAAAGACATTGGCAATGCAAACTCAAGATGGTTAGAAGATGCATCCTATCTCAGGTTAAAAAATCTAACACTAGGCTATTCATTCAATCCTACATTCCTTAAGAAATTCGGCATCAATGGAACTCGTATTTATTTCTCCGGACAAAACCTGTTTACCATCACTAATTATTCAGGACAAGACCCTGAAATTACATCATCGGGGAATTCCGACACAAAACCAGGAAGAGACTCTAGTTCATATCCACTATCACGAATTTACACTTTTGGATTAAGCCTTAACTTCTAA
- a CDS encoding PorT family protein: MKKLFIVAILSLVSTGAFAQLPVNLGLKFGWNSSTVSTSNLSTNLKDYSPTNNNGYLIGAFARVNLKSWYIQPEFYYAVKKGETSFDYTGNLEDPITVNQTIDLKTVDIPVLLGYRIFDAKLLSMNVFTGPVMSINTGSEIDFGDTPKNVKDKMLNGLKDPSGVDWAYQLGLGFDVALLTIDARYEWGLSNLENGLTNVKFNQKSNMFTLSVGWRFL; encoded by the coding sequence ATGAAAAAACTATTTATTGTTGCGATTCTATCGCTAGTGTCCACAGGAGCCTTTGCCCAGTTGCCAGTGAATTTAGGTTTAAAGTTTGGATGGAACTCATCGACGGTATCAACGTCTAATCTTTCAACAAATCTTAAAGATTATAGTCCAACCAATAACAATGGTTATCTGATTGGAGCCTTTGCTCGTGTAAACTTGAAGAGTTGGTATATTCAACCAGAGTTCTATTATGCAGTTAAGAAAGGGGAAACAAGCTTTGATTATACAGGAAATCTTGAAGATCCGATTACTGTTAATCAGACGATTGACCTTAAAACCGTAGATATCCCTGTGCTTTTAGGGTATCGTATTTTCGATGCTAAACTGTTATCAATGAATGTTTTTACAGGCCCTGTGATGTCAATCAACACAGGAAGTGAAATTGATTTTGGTGATACTCCAAAGAATGTTAAAGATAAAATGCTAAATGGACTTAAAGATCCTTCTGGTGTTGATTGGGCATACCAATTAGGACTTGGATTTGATGTTGCTTTACTTACAATTGATGCTCGTTATGAGTGGGGACTTTCAAATCTTGAAAACGGTTTGACTAACGTTAAGTTTAATCAGAAGTCAAATATGTTTACTCTTTCAGTTGGATGGAGATTCTTGTAA